A window of Puntigrus tetrazona isolate hp1 chromosome 11, ASM1883169v1, whole genome shotgun sequence contains these coding sequences:
- the xk gene encoding membrane transport protein XK — translation MRLPSSVLVSVSLFTAETTAALYLSSTYRSAGDQIWQCFTLLFTLVPSVLVQLTLIFIHRDLSRDRPLVLLLHILQLGPIIRCLDAFCIYGSAGKVEEPYVTITRKKQIPREGQTEEVEQEVGQAEGKLVTHRAAFARTSVIQAFLGSAPQLTLQLYICVLQKGVSIGRGTLMVISLLSIVYGALRCNILAIKIRYDDYEVSVRPLAYLCVFLWRGFEIATRVAVLVLFSSVLKVWVLPVVSVNFVLFFLHPWALFWSSRSPFPENIEKTLTRVGTTIVLCMLTFLYAGINVFCWSAVQLRLDDPDLIDKGQAWRRLAVYYSLRFVENTGLTLMWYVHRTEFYQWVDAPVLEVSLLLGYATAVFFMLLFYQFCHPCRQLFSSSPAQGFWECCGSLCLLRGTLSQPSSMRTKPPGKDIGDDPSCVTKGDIGQSLCGAV, via the exons ATGAGACTACCTAGCTCTGTCCTTGTGTCGGTCTCTTTGTTTACGGCCGAGACGACGGCTGCCCTGTATCTGAGCAGCACTTATCGCTCCGCTGGCGATCAGATTTGGCAGTGCTTCACGCTCCTCTTCACGCTCGTGCCGTCCGTGCTGGTGCAGCTCACGCTGATCTTTATTCACAGAGACCTGAGCAGAGACAGACCTCTGGTGCTGCTGCTTCACATCTTGCAACTAGGACCGATAATAAG GTGCTTGGATGCCTTCTGTATCTATGGCAGTGCCGGAAAGGTGGAGGAGCCGTATGTCACCATCACCCGTAAGAAGCAGATCCCCCGGGAAGGGCAGACCGAGGAGGTGGAACAGGAAGTGGGCCAGGCAGAGGGGAAGTTAGTCACCCACAGGGCCGCTTTCGCCAGGACATCGGTCATACAGGCCTTCCTGGGCTCTGCACCCCAGCTCACCCTGCAACTCTACATCTGTGTGCTGCAGAAAGGGGTTTCCATCGGCAGAG GTACGTTGATGGTCATTTCCCTCCTCTCGATTGTATATGGAGCCCTGCGCTGCAACATTCTGGCCATAAAGATACGCTACGACGATTACGAGGTGTCCGTGCGTCCGTTGGCGTACCTGTGCGTGTTCCTGTGGCGAGGGTTCGAGATCGCCACGCGTGTGGCGGTGCTGGTCCTCTTCAGCTCTGTGTTGAAGGTGTGGGTGCTTCCCGTGGTGTCGGTCAACTTCGTCCTCTTCTTTCTTCACCCGTGGGCCCTCTTCTGGAGCAGCCGCTCTCCTTTCCCGGAGAACATTGAGAAGACGTTGACTCGCGTAGGGACCACCATTGTGCTCTGCATGTTGACCTTCCTGTACGCTGGCATCAACGTGTTCTGCTGGTCCGCTGTTCAGCTCAGATTGGACGACCCTGATCTGATCGACAAGGGTCAGGCGTGGAGACGCCTCGCTGTCTATTATTCCCTCCGTTTTGTCGAGAACACGGGGCTGACTTTGATGTGGTACGTCCACCGGACTGAGTTTTACCAATGGGTGGACGCCCCCGTGTTAGAAGTGTCGCTGCTGTTAGGTTACGCCACAGCTGTTTTCTTTATGTTGCTCTTTTACCAGTTTTGCCACCCTTGCAGACAGCTCTTCTCATCCAGTCCAGCCCAAGGATTTTGGGAATGCTGTGGATCCCTCTGCCTGCTTCGCGGGACGCTTTCCCAGCCAAGCTCCATGAGGACCAAGCCGCCAGGGAAAGACATTGGAGACGATCCATCCTGCGTTACCAAAGGGGATATTGGACAGAGCTTGTGCGGCGCTGTTTGA
- the grpr gene encoding gastrin-releasing peptide receptor has protein sequence MSDLTLIATDDVKFLSESPERSNTSAAPEHPHLHSGIIIATVYALLIAAGLIGNVTLIRTFCIVKSMRNVPNLFMSSLALGDVLLLVTCAPVDASKFLADEWLFGRMGCKVIPFIQLTSVGVSVFTLTALAADRYKAIVKPMDIQSSKASLKVCLRAASIWLLSMILAIPEAVFSDLHTFHIPESNETFKACAPYPHAGDLHPKIHSMASFLILYIIPLIIISVYYIFIARSLIQSAINMPVEGNSHIRRQIESRMRLAKTVLVFVGLFAICWLPNHVIYLYRSYHYTEVDTSMAHFISSVCARILAFTNSCVNPFALYLLSRSFRKQFNKQLCCCCPSVLMHSQSSRRNNTRLSSIKSTQNHSVASFSLVKGNVVCHLS, from the exons ATGTCTGACTTAACGTTAATAGCGACGGACGATGTAAAGTTTCTCAGCGAGTCTCCGGAGCGAAGCAACACCAGCGCTGCTCCAGAGCATCCGCACTTGCATTCGGGCATCATTATCGCCACCGTTTACGCGCTCCTCATCGCTGCTGGACTAATAGGTAACGTGACGCTCATTAGGACGTTTTGCATCGTGAAATCCATGCGCAATGTCCCGAACCTCTTCATGTCGAGTCTCGCTCTCGGAGACGTGCTGCTGCTGGTCACCTGCGCGCCCGTAGACGCCAGCAAGTTTCTAGCGGACGAGTGGCTTTTCGGGCGGATGGGCTGTAAAGTCATCCCGTTCATCCAGCTGACATCTGTCGGAGTCTCGGTGTTCACCCTCACAGCGCTGGCAGCGGACAG ATACAAGGCCATTGTCAAGCCAATGGATATCCAGTCATCTAAAGCTTCGCTAAAGGTCTGCCTTAGGGCTGCATCAATCTGGCTGCTCTCCATGATCCTAGCCATTCCCGAAGCGGTGTTCTCTGATCTACACACCTTCCACATCCCAGAAAGCAATGAGACTTTTAAAGCATGCGCTCCGTACCCTCACGCAGGAGACCTTCACCCCAAAATTCACTCCATGGCCTCCTTTCTCATTCTGTACATCATTCCTCTCATCATTATTTCTGTGTACTACATCTTTATCGCCAGGAGTCTGATTCAGAGTGCGATTAACATGCCTGTGGAAGGAAATTCGCACATCCGAAGGCAG ATTGAGTCACGGATGCGGCTTGCAAAGACAGTGCTGGTGTTTGTGGGTCTCTTTGCCATCTGCTGGCTTCCAAACCATGTGATTTACCTCTACCGGTCCTACCATTACACAGAAGTGGACACCTCAATGGCCCATTTCATCTCCAGTGTGTGCGCACGTATCCTTGCTTTTACCAACTCTTGTGTAAATCCCTTTGCTCTCTACCTGCTTAGCAGATCATTTAGGAAGCAATTTAACAAGCAGCTTTGCTGTTGTTGTCCATCAGTCTTGATGCACTCGCAAAGCTCTAGGCGTAACAACACACGACTGAGTTCAATCAAAAGCACCCAGAACCACTCTGTGGCCAGTTTCAGCCTTGTTAAAGGCAATGTTGTCTGCCATTTGAGCTAA